In Dolichospermum flos-aquae CCAP 1403/13F, the following proteins share a genomic window:
- a CDS encoding cytochrome c biogenesis protein: MTSDQTTSTELSWWLIPGRFIRREVLPVLTDLRLAIILLLIIALFSVSGTVIEQGQLPDFYQSNYPEHPALFGFLSWKVIQVVGLDHVYRTWWFLSLLVLFGTSLTACTFTRQLPALKAAQKWKYYEEPRNFTKLALSAELEGVSLPSITPILQQKSYRIFQEKDNILYARKGIIGKLGPIIVHIGIVAILLGGIWGAMTGFMAQEMISSGDTFQVKNIVDAGAWSSQDVLKDWSVRVNRFWIDYTPTGGIDQFYSDMSVLNNEGKEVNHEKIYVNKPLRYQGVVFYQTDWGISSVRVRLNKSPIFQLPMAQLDTKGKGRLWGTWIPTKPDLSEGVSLLAKDLQGMVLIYDAQGKLINTVRAGMSIPVNGVNLQILDVMGSTGLQIKFDPGIPIVYTGFALLMLGVVMSYFSHSQIWALQTGETLYIGGKTNRAQVAFEQEVLEILDQLSAVKKP; this comes from the coding sequence ATGACTTCAGATCAGACAACATCCACAGAATTAAGTTGGTGGTTAATACCGGGGCGTTTTATCCGTCGGGAAGTTTTGCCTGTATTAACTGATTTACGTTTGGCAATTATTCTATTGTTAATTATTGCCTTATTTAGTGTGAGTGGTACGGTAATCGAACAGGGGCAATTGCCTGATTTTTACCAATCTAATTATCCAGAACACCCCGCTTTGTTTGGTTTCCTTTCTTGGAAAGTTATTCAAGTAGTTGGGTTAGATCATGTATATAGAACTTGGTGGTTTTTGAGTTTATTAGTTTTATTTGGAACTAGTTTAACGGCTTGTACTTTTACTCGTCAATTACCAGCCCTCAAAGCTGCTCAAAAGTGGAAATATTACGAAGAACCTCGCAACTTCACAAAATTAGCTTTAAGTGCTGAATTGGAGGGTGTTTCTTTGCCATCAATTACGCCAATTTTGCAGCAAAAAAGTTATCGAATTTTTCAGGAAAAAGATAATATTCTTTATGCCCGCAAAGGTATAATTGGTAAATTGGGACCAATTATTGTCCACATTGGGATTGTCGCTATTTTGCTGGGGGGAATTTGGGGAGCAATGACGGGATTTATGGCTCAAGAAATGATTTCTAGTGGCGATACATTCCAGGTAAAAAATATTGTTGATGCTGGTGCTTGGTCTTCTCAAGATGTGTTGAAAGATTGGTCTGTGCGTGTCAATCGCTTTTGGATTGATTACACACCGACGGGAGGAATTGACCAATTTTATTCAGATATGTCTGTGCTGAATAATGAGGGCAAAGAAGTTAACCATGAGAAGATTTATGTTAACAAACCGCTGCGTTATCAGGGTGTGGTTTTCTATCAAACAGATTGGGGAATTTCCAGCGTTCGGGTGAGATTAAATAAAAGCCCAATTTTCCAATTACCAATGGCACAATTAGATACCAAAGGTAAGGGTAGACTTTGGGGAACTTGGATTCCGACTAAACCAGATTTAAGTGAAGGTGTTTCCCTATTAGCCAAAGATTTGCAAGGCATGGTATTAATTTATGATGCTCAAGGTAAATTAATTAATACTGTGCGGGCAGGAATGTCTATCCCTGTAAATGGGGTAAATTTGCAAATTCTTGATGTCATGGGTAGCACGGGTTTACAAATCAAATTTGATCCTGGTATTCCTATTGTTTATACTGGTTTTGCTTTATTAATGTTAGGTGTGGTGATGAGTTATTTTTCCCATTCTCAAATTTGGGCTTTACAAACAGGCGAAACTTTATATATTGGTGGAAAAACTAACCGCGCTCAAGTTGCATTTGAACAAGAAGTTTTGGAAATTTTAGACCAACTTAGTGCCGTCAAAAAGCCCTAA
- the rppA gene encoding two-component system response regulator RppA — MKILLVDDEVELTDPLSRLLTREGYSVDATYDGTSGSNLAEIGSYDLLILDWMLPGKTGLDICQELRRQGKTTPVLFLTAKDTLDDRVQGLDAGADDYLVKPFELRELLARVRALLRRTGTESYSSTTGKLVVADLELDIENQIAYRHGRIIELSQKESQLLQYFMENAGKLLTHGQILQHLWQNEEQPNSNVIAALIRLLRRKVEGVGKTPMIHTVYGKGYRFGSTGIE, encoded by the coding sequence ATGAAAATTTTATTAGTTGATGATGAAGTTGAGCTAACTGACCCTTTAAGTCGTCTCTTGACCCGTGAAGGTTATAGTGTTGATGCTACTTATGATGGGACAAGTGGCAGTAATTTGGCAGAAATAGGCAGTTATGATTTACTGATTTTAGATTGGATGTTACCGGGAAAAACAGGGTTAGATATTTGTCAGGAATTACGCCGTCAAGGTAAAACAACTCCTGTACTATTTCTCACGGCAAAAGATACCCTAGATGACCGTGTACAAGGTTTGGACGCGGGCGCTGATGATTATTTAGTCAAACCTTTTGAATTGCGGGAATTACTGGCAAGAGTCCGGGCTTTGTTACGTCGTACTGGTACAGAATCTTATAGTAGCACCACAGGAAAGCTAGTTGTAGCCGATTTGGAACTTGATATAGAAAATCAAATAGCTTATCGTCATGGGAGAATCATAGAACTCTCTCAAAAAGAAAGTCAGTTGTTACAATACTTCATGGAAAATGCTGGAAAATTACTGACGCATGGTCAAATTTTGCAGCATTTATGGCAAAATGAGGAACAACCTAATAGTAATGTGATTGCGGCTTTAATTCGTCTGTTGCGTCGCAAGGTAGAAGGAGTGGGTAAAACACCAATGATTCATACTGTTTATGGTAAAGGTTATCGTTTTGGTTCGACTGGAATTGAATAA
- a CDS encoding glycosyl transferase produces the protein MDRPIIYIAITNHGFGHATRTASIANTIQKLCPEALLILVTTAPRWLLESYMEGDFILRPRAFDLGVVQVDSLTMDKSATLEKLREIKKNHKSLIASEVNFIRQNRVNLILADIPFLAAGFAEATNIPCWMISNFGWDFIYRDWGGEFTEMADWISDWYGKCDLLFRLPFHEPMSAFTNITDVGLTGGFPHFSIDKLRTNWGISTPPEKTILLTFGGLGLQAIPYTNINKFPDWQFITFDASAPDLPNLIKVTNRQYRPVDFMPICGRIISKPGYGTFSEATLLDVPVVTIPRDDFAEAAFMLAGITNYNHHQILTVPEFFQGDWDFLYQSPQPPKQTKIIDKNGNETIAKAVIDYL, from the coding sequence ATGGACAGACCAATTATATATATAGCAATTACCAATCACGGTTTTGGTCATGCTACCCGCACAGCTTCCATAGCTAACACTATCCAAAAATTATGTCCTGAAGCGTTATTAATTCTAGTTACTACTGCACCTCGCTGGTTGCTGGAATCTTATATGGAAGGTGATTTTATTTTACGTCCACGGGCGTTTGATTTAGGTGTTGTTCAAGTTGATAGTTTGACAATGGATAAATCAGCAACTTTGGAAAAACTACGAGAAATTAAAAAAAATCACAAATCCTTAATTGCTTCAGAAGTTAATTTTATTCGTCAAAATCGCGTTAATCTCATTTTGGCAGATATTCCTTTTCTCGCTGCCGGATTTGCTGAAGCTACAAATATCCCCTGTTGGATGATTAGTAATTTTGGTTGGGATTTTATCTATCGAGATTGGGGAGGAGAATTTACAGAAATGGCTGATTGGATTAGTGATTGGTATGGAAAATGCGACCTTTTATTTCGTCTTCCTTTCCATGAACCTATGTCAGCATTTACCAACATTACAGATGTAGGCTTAACTGGTGGTTTTCCCCATTTTTCTATTGATAAATTACGCACCAATTGGGGAATAAGTACACCTCCAGAAAAAACAATTTTACTAACATTTGGGGGTTTAGGTTTACAAGCAATTCCCTATACAAATATCAACAAATTTCCCGATTGGCAATTTATTACTTTTGATGCTTCAGCCCCAGATTTACCTAACTTAATTAAAGTTACAAATCGTCAATACCGTCCTGTAGATTTTATGCCAATTTGTGGCAGAATTATTTCTAAACCTGGTTATGGGACATTTTCAGAAGCCACCCTTTTAGATGTACCAGTAGTAACTATACCTCGTGATGATTTTGCCGAAGCTGCTTTTATGTTAGCAGGAATTACTAATTACAATCATCATCAAATTCTCACAGTACCGGAATTTTTTCAGGGAGATTGGGATTTTCTTTATCAGTCACCCCAACCACCGAAGCAAACTAAAATCATTGATAAAAATGGCAATGAAACAATAGCTAAAGCTGTGATAGATTATTTGTAA
- a CDS encoding aminotransferase class V-fold PLP-dependent enzyme: MNNLHHHRSQFPALSNKIYFNYGGQGTMPQGAMDAISQSQAHIQSIGPFGSEAYSWIAPQIQASREAIASTLNVPSDTITLTGNVTIGCNIAMWGIDWHAGDHLLLSDCEHPGVIATAQEIARRFGVEVTICPLMATLNEGDPISIIAENLRPKTRLVVLSHVLWNTGQVLPIDKIVEVCRSNNSLLLIDAAQSVGVIPLDLTALGVDFYAFTGHKWLCGPAGVGGLYVRPETRESLHPTFIGLSGIITNNQAQPTGWQPDGRRYEVSTLPTSLYVGLKQAITIHEQWGTAQERYEQICQNSNYLWQKLNSLANVKCLKNSPPESGLVSFQVTNQPSFKLVQSLESENILTRTIANPNCIRVSVHYLTLESEIDQLIAAISSRLGCGT; the protein is encoded by the coding sequence ATGAATAACCTACATCATCATCGCTCACAATTTCCCGCTTTAAGTAATAAAATTTATTTTAACTACGGAGGACAGGGGACAATGCCTCAAGGGGCTATGGATGCTATTAGCCAATCTCAGGCACATATTCAAAGTATAGGTCCTTTTGGGAGTGAGGCGTATAGTTGGATTGCACCGCAAATACAAGCCAGTCGGGAAGCCATTGCATCTACATTAAATGTACCAAGTGACACAATTACTCTCACAGGTAATGTCACGATAGGTTGTAATATTGCGATGTGGGGGATTGATTGGCACGCAGGTGATCATCTGCTTCTTTCCGACTGCGAACACCCTGGAGTAATTGCTACAGCCCAGGAAATTGCCCGCAGGTTTGGGGTAGAAGTTACCATTTGTCCCTTAATGGCTACTTTAAATGAAGGTGATCCTATCAGTATTATTGCTGAAAATCTCCGTCCCAAAACTCGCTTAGTAGTTTTAAGTCATGTTTTGTGGAATACTGGTCAAGTTTTACCTATTGATAAGATTGTCGAAGTATGCAGAAGTAATAATTCGCTGTTATTGATAGATGCGGCTCAATCAGTGGGTGTGATTCCTTTAGATTTAACTGCTTTGGGGGTAGATTTTTATGCCTTTACTGGTCACAAATGGTTATGCGGTCCTGCGGGTGTGGGTGGTTTATATGTGCGTCCTGAAACGAGGGAAAGTTTGCACCCTACCTTTATTGGTTTGAGTGGGATAATTACTAATAATCAAGCCCAACCGACGGGTTGGCAACCAGATGGACGCAGATATGAAGTATCCACTTTACCAACTTCATTATATGTGGGTTTAAAGCAAGCAATTACAATTCATGAACAATGGGGAACAGCACAGGAACGATATGAGCAAATTTGCCAAAATAGTAATTATCTTTGGCAAAAATTAAACTCTTTAGCTAATGTCAAATGTTTAAAGAATTCACCTCCAGAAAGTGGATTAGTTTCTTTTCAAGTAACTAATCAACCTAGTTTTAAATTGGTGCAATCTCTAGAGTCTGAAAATATCTTAACACGAACAATTGCCAATCCTAATTGCATTCGGGTGAGTGTTCATTATCTAACTTTAGAGTCGGAAATTGACCAATTAATAGCAGCAATATCAAGTAGGTTGGGTTGTGGAACGTGA
- a CDS encoding secondary thiamine-phosphate synthase enzyme YjbQ codes for MTHYQKLLRVSTHGKSFHNITAKIEAIVAESGIETGLCSLFLRHTSASLVIQENADPDVLVDLANFMAKIVPEGNHYIHDAEGPDDMPGHIRTVLTHTSEQIPINRGHLVLGTWQGIYVWEHRQQNNVRELVVHISG; via the coding sequence ATGACCCACTACCAAAAACTATTAAGAGTTTCCACCCATGGAAAATCATTTCACAATATTACCGCCAAAATTGAAGCTATTGTTGCTGAATCTGGTATAGAAACTGGGCTTTGTAGTTTATTTTTACGTCACACCTCAGCTAGTTTAGTAATTCAAGAAAATGCTGATCCTGATGTATTAGTTGATTTAGCTAATTTCATGGCCAAAATAGTCCCAGAAGGAAACCATTACATTCATGATGCTGAAGGACCAGACGATATGCCAGGACATATCCGTACAGTTTTAACCCATACCTCCGAACAAATTCCCATTAATCGTGGTCATTTGGTATTAGGAACATGGCAAGGAATCTATGTTTGGGAACATCGTCAACAGAATAATGTGAGAGAGTTAGTAGTTCATATTTCTGGATAG
- a CDS encoding ABC transporter permease, which produces MNWWQRLNKNPLARTGAIVLFSLYLAVIGADFIAPYNPYDSQPNGSLLPPTQIHWVSQSGQFIGPHVYPTTQGDTNLETGERKIIIDQTKPSQLRLFVTGTKYQLFNLSISLPPKWQEVTIIPGISLNWHLFGVIGDAKLNILGTDEQGRDQFSRLLHGGRISMFIGIFGIIITYPLALLIGGISGYFGGIIDSIIMRLAEVLMTFPSIYLLVALSSILSPKLTSTQRFLLIIIITSVISWAGLARIIRGQVLSIKELEFVQAAKVMGGNPIYIIVRHVLPQTATYIIISATLTIPSFIGAEAVLSLIGLGIQQPDPSWGNMLSLASNASILVLQPWLILPPAILIIITVLSFNVLGDGLRDALDPRSVQR; this is translated from the coding sequence ATGAATTGGTGGCAACGACTCAACAAAAACCCTCTAGCACGAACTGGGGCAATTGTCCTCTTCTCTTTGTATTTAGCAGTGATTGGTGCTGATTTTATCGCTCCTTATAACCCTTATGATTCACAACCGAACGGTTCACTACTTCCACCGACTCAGATTCATTGGGTATCTCAATCAGGGCAGTTTATTGGACCCCACGTATATCCTACAACACAAGGCGATACTAACTTAGAAACCGGGGAAAGAAAAATAATTATAGATCAGACAAAACCTTCACAATTACGATTATTTGTGACTGGGACAAAATATCAATTATTTAACTTGAGTATTTCCCTACCTCCAAAATGGCAGGAAGTCACAATTATCCCTGGTATTTCTTTAAATTGGCATTTGTTTGGTGTTATTGGTGACGCAAAATTGAATATTTTGGGAACAGATGAACAAGGACGCGACCAATTTAGTCGCTTGTTACATGGTGGTCGAATTAGTATGTTTATTGGTATTTTCGGGATTATCATTACCTATCCATTGGCATTGCTTATTGGTGGTATTTCCGGCTATTTTGGCGGAATAATTGATAGTATCATCATGCGTTTAGCAGAAGTCTTGATGACCTTTCCGAGTATTTATTTATTAGTAGCATTATCAAGTATTTTGAGTCCAAAATTAACCAGCACTCAGCGATTTTTATTAATCATTATCATCACTTCTGTAATTAGTTGGGCAGGTTTAGCGAGGATAATTCGCGGACAGGTATTATCAATCAAAGAACTCGAATTTGTGCAAGCAGCAAAGGTAATGGGTGGTAATCCTATTTATATTATTGTTCGTCATGTTTTACCACAAACTGCAACTTACATTATTATTTCTGCTACTTTAACAATTCCTAGTTTTATTGGAGCAGAAGCAGTATTAAGTCTAATTGGTTTAGGTATTCAACAACCAGATCCTTCTTGGGGAAATATGCTTTCTTTAGCTAGTAATGCTTCTATTTTAGTGTTACAACCTTGGCTAATTCTACCACCAGCAATTCTAATTATTATCACCGTTTTGTCATTTAATGTATTAGGTGATGGCTTACGTGACGCTCTTGACCCTCGTAGTGTGCAAAGGTAA
- the hisG gene encoding ATP phosphoribosyltransferase, with the protein MLTVAIPKGGLLEPSLRILQSVGLDFSAFLESGNRQLQITDASGQAKALLVRAQDVPVYVEYGQAQLGIVGYDVLREKQPQVAQLVDLKFGYCRMSVAVKAASSYKSPLDLPAHGRVASKYVNCAREYFQSLDLPIEIVPLYGSVELGPITGMSEAIVDIVSTGKTLKENGLIEIATLYESTARLIVHPLSYRLNTGNLDKLIAQMRSEMLTTA; encoded by the coding sequence ATGTTAACTGTTGCAATACCAAAAGGGGGACTACTTGAACCTAGTCTCCGCATATTACAATCTGTAGGATTAGATTTTAGTGCTTTCTTAGAATCAGGAAACCGCCAATTACAAATTACTGATGCTAGTGGACAAGCGAAAGCCTTATTAGTGCGAGCGCAAGATGTGCCTGTTTATGTAGAATATGGTCAAGCACAATTGGGAATTGTCGGCTACGATGTTCTCAGAGAAAAACAGCCCCAAGTCGCCCAATTAGTGGATTTAAAATTTGGATATTGTCGAATGTCTGTAGCTGTAAAAGCGGCTAGTTCCTACAAATCCCCGTTAGATTTACCTGCTCATGGTCGAGTTGCTTCTAAATATGTAAATTGTGCGCGAGAGTATTTTCAAAGTTTGGATTTACCGATAGAAATTGTCCCTTTGTATGGTTCTGTGGAATTAGGTCCAATTACGGGAATGTCAGAAGCAATTGTTGATATAGTTTCCACGGGAAAGACTTTAAAAGAAAATGGTTTAATTGAAATTGCGACTTTGTATGAAAGTACAGCCCGGTTAATTGTTCACCCTTTAAGTTATCGGTTAAATACAGGTAATTTAGATAAATTAATTGCACAAATGCGGTCAGAAATGCTCACCACAGCTTAA